Sequence from the Helianthus annuus cultivar XRQ/B chromosome 13, HanXRQr2.0-SUNRISE, whole genome shotgun sequence genome:
gaaatctggaaaacagaaTTTTGTAAATCTTAAAAACAGCCGGTTTCGAGTTCTTTTATAATGTCCCGAATCACTATTTCATAAAAGAATGTTTAAATATTTGACTCGAAATCATAAAGGGTAAAACTTGTTGTTACGAAATCCATTACAAAAccattaaaattcaggtttcgggtttccagaattatgttttaattttctagggttcatcatgttctaagaaaaactcaaaaattccttaagttttggaatatgatttggattaGTGGATGTTTTTACTGGTTTTGATCTGaattttatctattaaaattGTCGAAAACTGTTAATAGATAACCCATTATAATTTTCGAAATctttgataagtttagatcagcaataaaacaggaaacattatcccacaatccctaaaatttcaAGCTTTCAGTTATTATCACAATAACAGCTGTTAACAGTGGATTCGAGACCATCAGATTACGACCCGAGACCatcagatctcgactcgagaccacaaggtctcgactcgaaatcataagggtcCTTAAatctttacaactcgagacaaaggtctcgactcgagaccataaagtttcaactcgagaccactgaggtttcgactaagggcttcaatcttcacaactcgagaccgttgttgcgactcgagacctcattatgagtcgagatctcataaaatacagtactcgagaccatggttccgactcgaaacaacaaggttgcgacttgagacctcataactgactcgagatctcataactcagtcgagacctgACGCGCTAACAgttggtttgctattaaatacttcgttttgcaaacacTTAATTACCTAATCAGAATCAAATAAATTTTccacaaaaccaaaatagcttaacttgaatgagcttctgatgtatcatttgtggccaaagctgatttaatacatctatttattgttcaagtattataaaaggcTATGTTGAATATGCATTACAAACGTAAAATGtcttaatttctggccaaagctgattttaattcatttatgtctAGCAtacttgacaagtgcataactaaagtgattgtctcatttctggccaaagctgatttgtcacgattactttgcacacatacttaaatgattacacttctggccaaagctgatttgtcttcgtttaagtagaattttaactaagtctattattttgatgttagtaatagacaacatcatagcttcataattaaaatggtcattatttatgcctgccttagtataacatgcccttagatcacattaggacttctttcttagtatcataaattgctcatcttatttccactatcagcaccaaattgtgggattccacctttgactggtgataattttgctgaatggaaggatgTCCTCATGCTTACACTTAGATTGCTGGATTTCGATTATACTcttagagagaataagccagTGGACCTTActactcaaagtactgctgctgagcagatagttcatgaaaaatggattaggtgtaaccgcatgtctctcatgttcatgaagcagtccatTCATAATGCAATTagaggagctattcctgattctgaggatgctaaaacctacctggcttctgtggaggctcaattcaaaggaacatcaaaagcacacgcgaaagggctagagatggaaatcagtgatggttttctttTACATGgccaactaagtatgatgggaggagcggcattcgcgaacacatcatgatgatgcatgacatggccaataagctaaaagggctagagatggaaatcagtgatggttttcttgtttagttcatcatcacttcgcttccttcgtcctatgaagcattcaagatcaattacaacactcagaaggacaaatggacgatgagtgagccgGTCGCTATGTGcatacaggaggaagagcgtatgaagatggatcgcactactgatgttgctaacttcaccacctccagctctaagaagaggaagaacaATCATCACAGAAAGGATGCTTCCAAAGTCCAAAAgccaaatcctaatacaagtgcacctttcAGCTCTAAGagctccttaggcaaaccctattgcaagttctgtaagaaaacatgacataagcaaaaggaatgccctgacttcaaggagtggctggctaagaaaggtaacgattttttcatgattcttgagtcctttaatttaaatgttcctgctaattcttggtggtttgattctggttctatggttcatgtaaccaactctactcagggattcctttcaatccggaagctgggaagaaaccaaagaacacttaaagttggggatgatcgggaattagaaatgaaggccataggaacattacaattatttttgaaaattggtttatgtattaaactttatgataccttatatgttcttgaggtaactcggaaccttgtatcaggacaaaagttagacatggacggttttgtcgtttcccatggtcatcgcaaactctctattctctatgattccgttgtttatggtactggaattctggatggtggtctctatagattagaactagatgataatttttccaaatctttgttgtcatataatattaatgaatcactcacaaagatgaaacagattcgagacttagagacttcatctatgttgtggcatcaacgtttaggccacatctcaagagaacgattaaatcgtctcctAAAGGATGAAGttttacctcctctcgatttcactgattttggaacatgtgtcaaatgtcttaaaggcaaaatgacattagcgaataagaaaggtgccactaggagctctaatctattagaactcattcatactgacattagtggtccctagcaaatcgctggcataacaggacatacttcatttatcacttttattgatgattattcacgttacatgtacttgtatcttattaaggaaaagtctgaatctcttacaacttttaaagattataaagctgaagttgaaaagaaATTAGATCATCAGATTAAAGtcgtgagatcagatagaggcggtgaatattatggaagacatactgatgtgggtcaagctcctggtccattttatgagttttgtaagggccaggggattgtgaaccaatacaccatgcctggtacacctcagcagaatggagtcgctgaacgaagaaatcgtacccttatgaacatggtgcgcagtatgttagccaacactaatttaccattattcctctggactgaagtgTTAAAAGCaactgttcatatactcaatagagttccttctaagtctgtccctaaaactccttatgaactttggacaggaaggaaaccgagttttaaatatatgaaagtatggggttgcattgctgaagcaaaactctataatcctttcctaaggaaacttgaccctaaaacagttacctatttctttatcgggtatcctgatcactcaaagggttatcgtttctattatcattcccatgtcacccgtattgttgaaaccaaacgTGCTgcgtttgtcacaccccaaccgatggcggaatcatcgaggcatggcactgagcgaaaaaGATTGTCCAGaggtttccataacaattatcattaccattcaatttaaataatacgtcccataccgtatctcaaacagtaaacaaattattacagacaaaatccaggcaaatatttccgttccgacaactcagatttaaatatgaTTATTTATCTGCTACTAGAGACTCttgctgcaagatctacagacaactatactctagacgcttattctagcctcgctttcctagcagataagcatcttaaacacctgtcacatacgttaaaataaagtcaatacataaaatgtaaaggtgagcatacaagtttgataatagcataatagagttcgaaatagtttacgcataaccagcacgtacacagaggaaaacgaagcatgttaattattgacatggatctatcgataccaatgactgcgggttgactgcccgaggcagttcgtaatacatgattaccaccgtaatccatgcaagtaattgtccttaacaaccccccgtgtgaacgggtgctgagtccaaactatagtactatcatcattaaggcaggtagacagcattccacgtgtaaacataacaacaagcattcatttagtcacgtaatacatgcagtaacggttagcgtttaaagtattgcgtagtgtgttcgattgtgatttagaataagtaacgtatgtaacacccaaaagtgcgaaagcaaaaagggttcgagtatactcacagcggttgatggattgaaggaagcgcttgagagtagggttagcctgaatagtttgatagcataacgataagcaacgcgtaaaacggaaaacaagtgttgtagggtcggacagctggtcgatcggacggtagtccgatcagacggctgaccgttcggttgcctgtccgttcggacagttgtccggtcggacgggagtccaatcggatggttgttcgagtggattgttccttcctttgagcaggatgtgtttgtgtatgatggtttgacttttgaagtttttgttgtagcttTAAAAATCTTGAAGTATCCTTGCCTtccaggtcggtcgatcggacggtcgttcgatcggccggcaacccgatcggctaggTACCTCAGCAAAACAAGTACTCAGCatggtgtcacctgatcggacggctgttcgatcgggtggcactcctagtgcgtagaacatgttgaaaatcgattaagtgttgaagtcaagtatctcatgatccgaagagtaatccaatcggacggtagtccgatcgaatagcagttcgttcaatacccAATCTTCAAATaagttgattaagtgtgggaccatgtgctagccgatcggctgactgtccgatcggctagctatcagttcggacagcagtccgatcggtcagcaccctgacctgatcagcctatTCATCTAACACTaggttgttctgattgtttgtcgttttatcaagGTATTTTGGGAACGAGTCAAACAACAGAAAACTCgtctttacttggttctcctgatcggacaggaatcacccaaacccggtcagtgaacggttcggaacggttgtttaatgtttaacccgaaatcggtgaacctcgtggatagaacccggatcttgaaccgcacaactactGGGATGATTAGTGAGTCGGTACAAGCTCCGtctctatcggtttgaaggcattgagtgtaaaagagttgaaagaaagttggaaaaccatctttcaatccttttcaccgtgtatatgtttagatctatgaaagatctttgtttgtttatgtggaaatcggctagatccaagttattcttggtggattgaggccaaaacattaagttcttcaagaacccatgatgacatcatcctagaacacttgaatcttgatgatttcacggttaaaaattaagatttgaaagatagaaaggtgtaggagtgcgtgtagatcaagaaagtataagatttaagacgaaatcttaccggaatggagagaaatctgagaaaaagtgaGCTCAacgtgctggtcggacagaggtttccaaaagtagaaagtttgacaatgacaggggtatttataggatgccaaaagaggtAAAGGTTGGCCGATCGGTCAGTCAgcacgatcggacagcctgtccgatcagacagcagtccgatcggctggctgttcgatcggctggtagcctgatcgttcagctgcctgattcgagtgttcggcgcgatgatttctgatatttcgatttcgattgcgaccGATGAGGATACGATGGAGTTTTATatccaaattacttttaatcccaactactatatctaacatacaagcatctatatttcgcGCTGTCTCTTCgtcaccaattatcataattcgatttctaTTGAGTTCGATTggatttcgattgcgattcgattgattaccacacataacataaagtaaacatgcacaagtaacacataaggcgaATAAAGAACTTGGAGATGCCAAGATTAGAACTTGCCTTTTAAGGAAGGATCTTTACCGGTTAGATATTTGGGTGTGCCTCTCATATCATCGCGGCTTCTGTACAATTATTGTCAAGTTTTGGTAGAGAAATTGGATAAACGGATCATGCATTGGAGGAATAAGTTGCTCTCTTTTGCGGGGAGGTTGCAGCTTATCATATCGGTTTTGTCTTCTCTCCATATTTACTGGTCGTCTGTTTTTGTGTTGCCTAACCGGGTTATTGTTAGTTTGGAGGCCAAGATGCGCAATTTTTTATGGTCCCAAGATAGTTCGTTCCAGAAAGGTCGTGCAAAAGTCTCTTGGAAGTCGGTTTGTGTTCCTAAATACGAGGGTGGGTTGGGAATTCGTCGCATAGGAGACGTTAATACTGCTCTTATGACTTCGCATATTTGGAGCATTCTTATAAACCGCTGATCCTTGTGGGTTGAATGGGTTCATGCGTACAGGTTAAGGGGCAAAAGTTTTTGGGCTTGCAAGGCTCCGTCTTCTTGTTGTTGGTCTTGGAGGAAACTGCTTCAGCTTCGTTCTGTTGTGAGAAATTTTATTTGGTCCGAGATTGGTAATGGTGTTACAACTTCTGCTTGGTTCGATACTTGGAGCGAGTTAGGCCCTCTTGGGCAGTTTATTTCTCCTCGGCTCATTTCGAATGCGGGGTTTGATTTGTCGTCTAAAGTTTCGGATGTCTATGCTAATAATCTATGGAGATGGCCAGATGCGTGGAGGGATCTTTTCCCGGTGTTAAATCAGCTAGATTGCTTGGTTTTAAATCCGAATAAGTCTGACAAATTTAAGTGGCGATTTGGTGATCAGATACATGACTTTTCTTTGTTTCGTGCTTGGGATTCGGTGAGGCACCAGGAAGAGCAGGTTAATTGGTCTAACATAGTGTGGTTTTCGCAGTGCATTCCTCGTCATGCTTTTCTAATGTGGCTTATAATGAGACGGAAGTTGCTTACTCAAGATAAAATTTTGAGCTGGGATTTATCGCGAAGAAAGAACATGAACATGCTATGTTGTCTTTTATGTTACGCGAACCACGACTCTCATGAGCATCTTTTCTTCGAATGTGAGTTTTCCTCTCAAGTTTGGGTTATGGTTCGAAGTAAAGTGGGTATGGATATGGTTCCGGCTAAGTGGAATGATATTGTGCTGTGGTTGCGTGATCGGGCCAAGTCGAAATCGGTGAGTGACTATGTTACAAGACTGTTAGTGGCGGCTAGTGCTTATTTCATTTGGCAGGAGCGTAATGCTAGATTGTTCAAGAATCAGATGCGTCCTCCGGAAGCTGTTCGTGATCTTATTACTCAACAAGTGCGATATAAACTTATGGGAGCGAAGCTGAAGGACTGTGTTAATGTTCGAAGGGTACTCGGGGAATGGGATATAAAGGATGCCGATATGCGTTTTGATGGCGGCTGATTAGATTTTTGGTGTTAGGCTGTCTAGTCATTGGTTGTCTAGTGGTGTTTTGTTGGTCGtctgttttggttttgttttgtttttctgGTTTTTGCCGTCTCAGGGCATGTCCTAAGACGGAACTAGTGTAGGCTTTCTACACTTCTTGTGCttatttggttgtgaatatataaatcaccggggtaaccctttacccaagtaacacataaggcacacacacatataacaatACTCAATCATTGCGATATTCGAG
This genomic interval carries:
- the LOC110900572 gene encoding uncharacterized protein LOC110900572 → MLNPSSVYAARGTSCNFTQTAAFLISSFFKNACRGPSVEKKRLRGKSFWACKAPSSCCWSWRKLLQLRSVVRNFIWSEIGNGVTTSAWFDTWSELGPLGQFISPRLISNAGFDLSSKVSDVYANNLWRWPDAWRDLFPVLNQLDCLVLNPNKSDKFKWRFGDQIHDFSLFRAWDSVRHQEEQVNWSNIVWFSQCIPRHAFLMWLIMRRKLLTQDKILSWDLSRRKNMNMLCCLLCYANHDSHEHLFFECEFSSQVWVMVRSKVGMDMVPAKWNDIVLWLRDRAKSKSVSDYVTRLLVAASAYFIWQERNARLFKNQMRPPEAVRDLITQQVRYKLMGAKLKDCVNVRRVLGEWDIKDADMRFDGG